Within Vicia villosa cultivar HV-30 ecotype Madison, WI linkage group LG1, Vvil1.0, whole genome shotgun sequence, the genomic segment ttagaaaaatctttgacaagttttgcattagtcgacccaaatataatgtcatctacataaatttggactaagagaatatctttatcttttcttttaataaagagagtagtgtcaactttacccctagagtacccttgactaaggagaaacttgctcaaacgttcgtaccaagcccgaggggcttgtttaagaccgtatagagcacgtttcagcttatagacatgagttgggtacatgtaattctcaaagccaggtggctgagcaacatagacttcttcatttatatagccatttagaaaggcacttttaacatccatttggaatagtttgaagtctttagaacaagcataagcaagtaagagacgaatagcttcgagacgtgctacaggagcgtatgtctcttcataatcaataccttcctcttgattataaccttgggcaactaatctagctttgtttctagtaataacgccgttttcatcaagtttgttacgaaaaacccatctagtgcctattacttgatgatctcccggatgagggactaagtcccaaacatcattccgtttaaattggtttaattcttcttgcatggccattagccaatgctcatcaagtaatgcatccttagcatttttcggctcaacttgtgaaacaaaagcaaaatgatgacagaagttacttatctttgagcgtgttgtaacgccccttgagatgtctcctattatattgtcaattggatgatctttcacatttgtccaggctttgggaagttcttcattgtttgagatgctttctttttcattttcattgtgagactcgcCTTTCTCTccctcagcatctttctttacaatactttcatcctcgtcttacttatccttgacaatgtcttcagtggatggacctgcaccattaaatgaaagacctttctcgacatattttgcataagattcatcaaaagacacgtgtactgactcttctactataagtaatctcttattatatatcagatatgctttgctagattgtgagtaaccaaggaatatgccctcatcagctttagcatgtagatgttgtttactcttaagcccttaaacataatgtctcttttcttagtatgtcaaggcatttaagatgctgttcatgttcctctagtttaccaaaaagagtggtaatgtctaaagtgttgagatcatttgcttccttaattgctgtaactttgggttgccattccctgttcaaacaccttaagattttgttagtagcaactgcattggaaacaggtctatcaagagaatttaatcgatttttcaggtgaacgaatcttttctgcatgctttcgatggtttcaccatcttccatatggaaaagttcgaactcttgagttagcgtattgatcctagctagtttgacatcatccgttccctcgtgggcaacttgcaatgtgtcccacatagctttagctgatctacaataggaaacgcgatagtattcatcaactcctagagctgagattagaatgtttctcgctttccaatcgtatgcatatctcttttcatcttcagcattccaagtatcttctggttttggaacaactgcaccagctgcatttgtcatagtgatctgaaatggaccattgacaatagctgtccagatgttcctatcaattgcattgatatggacacacatacaatccttccaatagccgtagttttcgccgttgaaaactggagctctattatgagcccctttaggtccggaagccatctttcaaataagtgtttcacgtagcacggaataaaccagagctcttgatgccacttgttagacgctggccttaggatctagaggggggtgaatagatcgttcacagttttacggatttaaacgacttttcagcggaagtgattctgaatcgactcgcgtctattccgaaccgctatcgaaaagattatatatgtgtttaaaaaccagtcaaggacttgaattgaatgataagagtatatgttgcagaatcaaagcgtttctcttattgaaaatcagattaactttttgtatgatggacaatgtttgcaatgtagtaagagtgatagaaacaaatatacaaacacttggtgataatgatcaaattgaaggtaattcaatgtgtgatggattgtgatgtttatgaacgttcttagctcacaatcttaacactcgaatcgttgatcaatttgctattataaccaaatatgaacagaatgtaaatgaaaaagtaaaagcgacaagaacacgatatttgtttaggcagttcgtcgatcgtcctcgctacgactacgtctgcccccaattccaaattgaaattgggtaatctttcattaatgttgaaagtagtatatacaaagaagataacaaagcgataaacgataaaccaattatgtcgatcctttgaatcttcttcccccttaatcttgaccaagatcaaggttatccaagagcttcacttcgattcccttctgcagtgtcttgattccttgaactccctgttcctcaatcgttacactcagccgaatcctcaatgaacgcctcttgataaaaacccccaagaaccacccgtcgtggaggacaaaacccgcagattttattcaccaacaaaccccacaaaccttcacccactaggaatcttcaattccgttccatggacgttatcgaactcatcactaacccgcaacgcaagaatgattatgtgtaattgtgttggagatgatgaagaacgaagatgagaagcgtttgggtatctttcagtcgttggtgtttttgaataattaagccttgcacaatatatatgattgcataacagttggagatgaaagaaccagaatttttggcattcttgatcagttagttcgacctcttgtagtgcttaggtcgacctagcagagcttgcagaattttgctcccagttaggtcgacctgttgaaggagtaggtcgaccagaatcctcttctgatgcgttctgggaacattttctcagattaggtcgacctagttgttatgtaggtcgacctagcagactgatatgaagatttcttcattttacgtcgacctaaatggtctgtgagtcgacctagcagcagtatatggctttttcttcattttaggtcgacctgggttgacagtaggtcgacctaactgctgattttctgcatttttcttgtttagcttgtgttgagtcgacctttatgcatagtagatcatcctgtgctttcatgagtgattaaatgctttgcttttccgattcctccttgttgtttggatgctcatttgagtttgccataaatcaaaaacatcttagagtgtaatcttgtattcacacaatAAACTTAATAATATGTTATCACATTAATCTTAAAGACAAAATCACATAAGAGAAGAATAACAGGAATTCTAAACAAAGGGATAAAATAGTTTATTTACGATGTAAACTCATTATAGGAACACATATTACACTCTTATTATCATTTTGGATGATAGTTAATTATTATCATTTGCGGAGGCAATGGAGGAAACAACAGATGGAGCAATGGtggaaacaacaacaaaatcttcTATGGTGGTTGCATAATCTTCTATGGTGGTGGTGGTAAATTCCTCACAATGTGGTGGGTGAGGACACACATGTGCTCCTTGAAAAACAGACAACAAGGAAAAAACCACAACAATGCATTATAGAAGAATTTTAGAGAGAGAAACCATATGTTGGATTATGAAGCATTGTAGAAGATTACAAATTTAGAAACCTACCAACTAATTGTAGAATTGTTAGACTAGGTGTGTATTCAAACTTAGAAGTATGTTGATGAGAAATTATGATGAATTATATTACGTTACATGTTGTTAACTGTTACTGTGAAGGAAAGCCTAATTTTACAGGTTTCTTGATGAAGTGGCAATCAATACCTAATGTATATTAGGGATGAGGAAAGTACTGTAAATTCTTTGTTTCTTGAAAACTATTGTTTGTGCATTTTCTTgaaaatatgcattttttttataaaatctctATTTTTCTGGAACATGAAGAGATGAAGAAGGATTGTAAATtctatatttttcaaaaactatTGATTGGCACTTTTAGAAAATATAGTTATGGTTTTTGAATGTTAgaagaaaattgatgattttgatgggtTGAAGAAAATTATTGATAAAACTGTGTTTTGTGATTAAAAATAGGCTTGGGTCCAAGTTTTGTTTTATTAGAagtcctttttaaaaaaaatttgacaaATGTtctgcaagaagaagaagaaggcaaGGCAATTAACTTTGTCATGTGATCAGTGGGTCAAGGTTTTCTTTTATAAGACGtcctttttctttaatattttgatttgtgCTGAGCTAGAAGAAGAAAGGAATAAATTTTGGCATATGATTAGTTGGTTTCTTACATGAATATCCCGTCCCATTTATCTATAAATACTCTCCTCCTATTTACCTCATAGTCATTCAAAACTTGTTTAcagttaaaaaaaatgaaaagggtTTTTGTCATGATGATTGTTGTGTTTTTTCATTGTTGTCTGATTTTCATGGAGTACATGTGTGTCCTCACCCACCACACTGTGAGGGATTTACCAGCACCGTCGCCACCATAGAAAATCCTGCCACCACCATATAAGATTCCGTTGTTGCTTCCATCATTGCTCCCTCAGCTGCTTCCATAATTTCCTCTGCAaatgataataattaattattatcaaaaataataataataataataataataataataataataataataataataataatgataatgataatgataataataataatgtaatatgtgttctttttttcaataagcaattaataattaagaaatcgcactaggggtgcaacccttacgtCAAACGACACTAATCAGTACTATAGCATGACAAAGGAACcttgtaccaatcataaaaacTACAATTGGACAAAGGTTGGTTTAAGGacaaccatctccaagaagaaaagATTACATTATTAAAAACTATATCAAAACTATAAGGTTTATTCTTAAAGACCATGGCATTTCTCATAGTCCAAAGACTCCATATAGTTGAAATCCTAATGGTGTTAATCTTGTTCTTGATGCTGAAAATCTTCACCTTCTCTTGGATagaaccaaaatacaaaaactcGAAAAAAGAGAGTATAGAATCAGACCCCAACCAAACATAGACTCTTCTCCAAATCGTTTTTGCCACCGAACAGTCGAAAAACATATGGTTCTGATTCTCCGGATGTACCTCGCAAAATAAACAGTTAACCAAAGTAATATTTGAGACTCCCCTTTTGATCAACAGGTCTTTTAGAGGAAGTTTTTCAGCCATGAACCTCCATGAAAAAACCTGTATTCTAATTGGTATTTTTAAGGACCATATAACTTTCATCCAGCCAACAATAGATAAAGTCCAAGCAGGTTCTTTAGATTCCTCCACCAGCAAAGAGACACTAGAAACCGTGAAATCTCCATTAGGATTCAAGTTCCAAACGAAAACGTCTTCCGCCACTGTTGCTGAACCGAATCCCGTCTTGTTGCTGCCATGGTCTGTACCGGCCCTTGTACAGTGGAAGAATTCTGGCCGAAAAAGCTGTTCTCAGACCCGGAAGCTTCTTCATCCTGTGCGTGATAAATCTCCGCTACCGATGACAGTTTTTTGGTTGATAAATCAGACAAACGTGAAAAAGATTCACGAATTGTTTGATTTCCCAACCAAATACTATCCCAGAAATGAATGTTTTTACCATTCTTTAAGAGACAGTTGACACAACTAGAAAAGCCTTCCTCTAAACCTCCCATTTTCACATTATTTTTCATGACATCCCTCCACCATATGGAATCGCCTTGAATAATGATATCTCCGTTGTTTGCTTGCGCCTTGATTTTGGGATTGAGATACCTCAAATCAATGAATATCCTCCATATTGCATCTTTCTCCGTAAGAATTCGCCATTTCCATTTAAGAAGGAGCGCCCTATTTGTCTCTCTTACATCCCTAACCCCCAATTCTCCTTTATCCTTTGGTTTGTACACAATCTCCCACCTCACCCAATGTATACTTCTTTTATTCGTGTCACCACTCCACAAAAAATTGCTTTGAATCTCTCTTATCTCTTGAATGATCTTCTTCGGAGCTTTATAAAAAGAGATAGAGAAAGTAGGAATAGCGTTTAGAACCGCGTTGatgagtgtaacaccccaattctacccaaagcatttaggcaagaaaatatcagagtatttaaaatttcatacaacacaattaggatgttacactaagtaaccaaacaaacaccttgaaaacaaacggacatcaccgatgtcaaaagcttacacacctgccaataacatgatacataacacacggaagatatgaacatatatatatatatatatatacgtatagctctcactctcaaagaggagttttccaaaataaagtgtttacaatatacaatggcacgttatcacatatacatgttcaaaagagtcatatacaaataaataacaacagactcccgactacccagtgttacatatcagagcgaccgacaagaccaactggagaactacctcttccaaaagacttccaaagcggctaatctgcaggatgccactcaagcatcaaatcagcagaagggtgagaatataattcataatgaaagcatgacaattatagtaatgccaacaagtatcatcaagaatcatacaacaaagtaatccactcattcaaccacaatcaatatataagtaatgtgacacatgaatgctaacataaattatacagatagacaatgatgaatgagactcgactatgcatatgcatgtggtaccaaatccggagtaaaactccccttgtcattatgacaaatacacctttgccgagcattatgctgggacttctttccctcaggaaaatacacctttgtcgagcatcaagctacgactaaacgtcatcgagcatttagcccccactgatgacctcttgccactcgggcaaatacacctttttaccgagcattaagcccccactggtaataattgccaattcaggccacctgctaatagcattccgccattaacgtaatgaaatgttatgctgtgcaaatatatgactctattacacgacaacaacatcatcaacaatataacacggtcacatacccacgttacaccgtttatattctatccaaaaggatacatcaccaattaataacatcgttatcaattacatcacaccataattaccacacaggcattaataagcacacagcacacattcaccgttcaaacatactggccacatcggcatagatgaacgtataacacacttatacacatcaaattaatattggccatcggcccacaacttcatcaataaataacacatatgaacatgatctcatgttatcgacaactaatcacatacctcgtaccattacgataacattcacacaacacatcattatcaattacaaccaagcactatgattatttaccaatcatatcgcacatataaacaattatgtgttttcatcaacaacacctcataaccaattaataacaagctaaccaagcctatactatcatatagaacatccaactagcttcctaacacttcgaacggcgtacgaaacggagctaaggatcaaaagttacaaggtttcaaagtttggataattgaacatactacacaactcatcacttgatcctaataaaaataatgggatactacatcctatgaatcatttaattagataataatataggttattgcgttagctttccaacgcttcgaacggcgacaaaatcggagttacggttcaagagttacgaagtttcaaagttttggaaaaacagaaaaagctgtcatccgcttcagctccgctcagcggaccttcgcagagaaatttctgcaacagaacctccgctcagcggacccacctccgctcagcggacctgcgtaaacccagaaaaaaccagaacgcaccagaactgttccaagccccttatacccactaaaaccactcccaaacatcattataacactaatacaacacatacaaaccatagaaacaacctaacatcaaacttttcatggttgattcatcaatctatctcaaaacctaactttttatacaaactcaatcaagccatagaaaaggaaaacaaacatgatcaatcaccacaacacaacaaggatatcatttattcatcatacaatcattctcaaacaaacttagatcaaacaaagatcacacaagaaaattgtggaaattggaacaagaagaacaagaacaagaacaagactataagaatcatacatccaagataaattagattcacccccttaccttgctattgtgacgatcggcaatcgattcggttgagaatccatcAATCTCCacttttcctcctcttttccttcttctcctttctctcttctctttctttctcttctttctttccatccctttcccttctcacaatatttctttcttataaagaaaatatctatcccgcggaaatgaccaaaatgcccttacgctcaaatatcgttcaaacgccccaaaacgcggaatattaccttaataatatttccggtaccaaaaatatgaaaaccttcaattaaatattagtccgccatcccgaactaataccgactgaaacaactccaaaaacggtacaattccaataaacgtcacaaacgtccaaatcaagtatatacttattttccgggcgttacaactctcccccacttagaagatttccgtcctcggaaatatcccaaacacaaacaaacttggatacgcccttgcctccgactaaccaactatcaagccacgaaagcaacgacacaatcagcgccaaacaacgaattactctagctaaaagcaaaacaaccaaaacacaacaacgacaacgagatgcaatgcccatacaatgcactcatcgactaacaccaaaacacaagtgttataccccaaaatttgcccacatatttttcaagaaaactccaatctgaaaattaagggtctcatataatcatggatttttatttcaacaaatatcctgacatatgaaatacttagtttttagaatttttcttatacagtaatttggcttgcagttgaatttattcttacgcaaacaccaaatactgtgtattacttcacacatgctatttatttatttacagataaatggtactgacacaattggtacagagttaaatctttttgcaggcgcagaatcag encodes:
- the LOC131596892 gene encoding uncharacterized protein LOC131596892 — translated: MKRMGFGKRWMKWMEACVFSSHMFVLVNGSATKEFSAQRGLRQGDPLSPFIFVLVTALVKNSVEVGDFKPFKYGEEEVVDILQSADDTVILGEPTCDNLWSLKVLLRGFKLVSGLKTNFTKSNVLGVNNWGVTLINAVLNAIPTFSISFYKAPKKIIQEIREIQSNFLWSGDTNKRSIHWVRWEIVYKPKDKGELGVRDVRETNRALLLKWKWRILTEKDAIWRIFIDLRYLNPKIKAQANNGDIIIQGDSIWWRDVMKNNVKMGGLEEGFSSCVNCLLKNGKNIHFWDSIWLGNQTIRESFSRLSDLSTKKLSSVAEIYHAQDEEASGSENSFFGQNSSTVQGPVQTMAATRRDSVQQQWRKTFSFGT